In a genomic window of Ignavibacteria bacterium:
- the nadA gene encoding quinolinate synthase NadA, which translates to MQMSELTDRIAELKRRQNAVIYAHYYQDERIQSVADWIGDSLQLAAKAQGSHADVILIAGVRFMAETAKLLNPDKIVLAPTLEASCSLVEQSPPDAYRRFIDEHPDHEVVSYVNSSLELKAMSHVVCTSSNAESIISRIPEGRPILFGPDRNLGRWLAERSGREILTWNGHCEVHDVFDAVQISRAKDKDPEAVVLAHPECTEAVLKISDVIGSTSYLLRYVAEHPQGRFIVATEAGILIEMQKVAPEATLIPAPPKHVTECACSECPHMKKNTLELVHNALVTLQPRIEIEPELLERARAPILRMFAEQT; encoded by the coding sequence ATGCAGATGTCAGAACTCACAGACCGGATCGCAGAGCTGAAGAGGCGGCAGAACGCCGTGATTTACGCTCATTATTACCAGGACGAGCGGATCCAATCAGTAGCTGATTGGATCGGGGACAGTCTGCAGCTCGCAGCCAAGGCACAGGGGTCACATGCTGATGTGATCCTTATCGCAGGTGTGCGGTTCATGGCGGAGACTGCAAAACTCTTGAATCCCGACAAGATCGTACTGGCGCCAACTCTTGAAGCCAGCTGTTCGCTGGTTGAGCAAAGTCCGCCCGATGCCTATCGCAGGTTCATCGACGAACATCCGGATCACGAAGTTGTGAGTTATGTCAATAGCAGCCTTGAACTCAAGGCAATGAGTCACGTTGTCTGTACATCAAGCAATGCCGAATCCATCATCAGTCGCATTCCCGAAGGCCGACCGATCCTATTTGGTCCCGATAGGAACCTAGGGCGCTGGCTTGCGGAACGCTCCGGTCGAGAAATACTCACATGGAATGGACATTGTGAAGTGCATGATGTGTTCGACGCGGTGCAGATATCACGCGCAAAGGATAAGGATCCCGAGGCTGTGGTTCTTGCTCATCCGGAATGCACAGAAGCCGTTCTCAAGATCTCTGATGTGATCGGTTCTACATCCTATCTGTTGCGTTACGTTGCGGAACATCCGCAGGGAAGATTCATCGTTGCCACCGAAGCAGGCATCCTGATCGAGATGCAAAAAGTAGCTCCTGAAGCAACGCTCATCCCCGCACCTCCAAAACACGTCACAGAATGTGCATGCAGCGAGTGTCCGCACATGAAGAAGAACACACTTGAGCTCGTCCACAATGCACTCGTGACTCTACAGCCGCGGATCGAGATCGAACCGGAGTTACTGGAACGTGCACGAGCTCCGATCCTTCGCATGTTCGCTGAACAGACGTGA
- a CDS encoding outer membrane beta-barrel protein: MKRHILLFLAMVMSIIGASAQVHLGLTGYVQNLSLNGDSPEDQTITAGLGYGAGVSAGYFFTPEIQLTLGAGYDVRNNTVSNVLPLTDSLDAVGDFSLTSYAVPIGIRIYGAAQTWYFSSGITIRFHDVAKVEVIEPDTSINISSAFVKMEGSIYLGFGYMFRVGDVRLIPELRYEQGLSNLLNGEPLYSLPPAPVLRSSGFSFRFFAEYAFGGGQ; the protein is encoded by the coding sequence ATGAAGAGACACATCCTGCTTTTCCTAGCCATGGTCATGAGCATTATAGGTGCTTCTGCCCAGGTACATCTCGGCCTTACCGGGTATGTGCAAAACCTATCACTGAACGGCGATTCCCCTGAGGATCAAACGATCACGGCCGGTTTGGGGTATGGAGCCGGAGTATCAGCGGGGTACTTCTTCACTCCGGAGATACAGTTGACGTTGGGAGCAGGTTATGACGTACGGAACAACACTGTCTCGAACGTACTTCCATTGACCGATTCGCTGGACGCAGTTGGGGACTTCTCACTAACGTCCTACGCTGTACCGATCGGTATTCGCATATATGGCGCGGCACAGACTTGGTATTTCAGCAGTGGTATCACTATTCGATTTCATGATGTAGCAAAGGTAGAGGTGATCGAGCCCGACACGTCGATCAATATCTCAAGTGCCTTCGTAAAAATGGAAGGCAGTATCTATCTCGGATTCGGATATATGTTCAGAGTGGGCGATGTCCGGCTGATCCCAGAGCTCCGATATGAACAAGGTTTGTCGAATCTGCTGAATGGTGAGCCCCTTTACTCACTTCCTCCGGCACCTGTGCTACGATCGAGTGGTTTCTCCTTCCGGTTCTTTGCTGAGTATGCATTTGGAGGTGGACAATGA
- a CDS encoding OsmC family protein: MFTIISPLHDPEKMMATNIVDVEWKQGLTFDAHQQDQTYTIVSSVPGDGQPVGISPKQMLLTALAGCTGMDVASLLPKLRVPFTSLRVRVTGELTSDHPKVYSTMHVVYEIGASEEFRPQVEKAVDMSSTKYCGVSAMLAKASTITHEIIMLG; this comes from the coding sequence ATGTTCACCATAATAAGCCCCCTTCATGACCCGGAGAAGATGATGGCAACGAACATCGTTGATGTTGAATGGAAACAAGGTCTCACGTTTGATGCACACCAGCAGGATCAAACGTATACGATCGTATCAAGCGTACCGGGAGATGGACAACCCGTGGGTATCAGCCCTAAACAAATGCTCCTAACAGCACTTGCCGGATGCACGGGCATGGACGTGGCTTCATTACTGCCAAAGTTGCGTGTTCCGTTCACTTCCTTGCGTGTACGCGTGACGGGAGAACTCACATCGGATCATCCGAAGGTCTATTCCACAATGCACGTTGTCTACGAGATCGGTGCATCGGAAGAGTTCCGTCCTCAAGTGGAGAAGGCCGTGGATATGTCATCCACAAAGTATTGCGGCGTTAGTGCCATGTTGGCCAAGGCATCAACGATCACGCATGAGATCATTATGCTTGGATAA
- a CDS encoding FAD-binding protein codes for MINSSYDIAIVGSGIAGSIAALRLSELRPDLSIVMISKGAITECSSQLAQGGIALPCADVEDDLDRHVHDTLVAGNMRSDPKAVREILLAAPRLVAYLEGHGVAFDRTSDDHYHYALEGGHHRPRVIHTSDATGATIMSTLHTAIAASHSISVREGMRLTAIRRIDADQWQLEIDHSASNRALLVHAHHVILAMGGSGNAFGYSSNLPTAIGDAVELARSLRLPVVDLQWMQFHPTVLVSSGTHTSRPLITEALRGAGAYLVNNIGERFMERYDKRGELAPRDVVSSAMLQEMEITATDRVYLDCRHLPTGVLHQQFPGFMDLCSREYFDPSRDLIPVRPGAHYQCGGIEAGLDGTTSLPGLFAIGECARTGMHGSNRLASNSLLEAGVMALNAAERISGAASASCAATTEAPSIERLSPSSVKGADLSINVLLHELKTLLQHAALDDTKLRYVDAVSELAAEIEKRLTSESSDRDTSHDARTLSAYARVYAESIGSQQGTVMTV; via the coding sequence GTGATCAACTCGTCGTATGACATCGCCATCGTAGGATCAGGAATAGCCGGATCCATCGCAGCGCTGCGCCTGTCCGAATTGCGACCCGATCTCTCCATTGTAATGATCTCGAAAGGGGCGATAACGGAATGCTCAAGTCAGCTGGCCCAAGGAGGAATTGCACTTCCATGTGCTGACGTTGAAGATGACCTTGATCGGCATGTCCACGACACGCTCGTTGCTGGAAACATGAGGAGTGACCCGAAAGCCGTTCGCGAGATCCTTCTGGCTGCGCCAAGACTTGTAGCCTACCTGGAAGGACATGGAGTGGCCTTTGACAGAACAAGCGACGATCACTATCACTATGCACTTGAGGGCGGACATCATCGACCACGGGTGATCCATACGTCGGATGCCACCGGTGCCACAATCATGTCTACGTTGCATACCGCCATTGCAGCTTCTCACTCCATCTCCGTGCGCGAGGGAATGCGACTCACCGCGATACGTCGCATTGACGCAGATCAGTGGCAGCTTGAGATCGATCACTCTGCATCGAACAGAGCGCTCCTTGTACATGCACACCACGTGATCCTCGCTATGGGCGGTTCCGGAAATGCCTTTGGGTACTCATCCAATCTTCCCACAGCCATTGGCGATGCAGTTGAACTCGCGCGTTCGCTCCGTCTGCCCGTTGTGGATCTTCAATGGATGCAGTTTCACCCAACCGTGTTAGTCTCATCCGGCACACATACGTCAAGACCACTCATCACCGAGGCACTGCGAGGAGCCGGTGCCTATCTCGTGAACAATATCGGCGAGCGGTTCATGGAACGGTATGACAAACGTGGTGAGTTGGCACCACGTGATGTTGTTTCTTCTGCCATGCTCCAAGAGATGGAGATAACGGCAACTGATAGAGTCTATCTGGATTGTCGACACCTTCCAACCGGCGTACTTCACCAACAGTTTCCGGGCTTCATGGACCTCTGTTCACGTGAATACTTCGATCCATCAAGGGATCTGATACCTGTTCGACCTGGAGCCCACTATCAGTGTGGCGGGATCGAAGCGGGACTTGACGGGACAACGTCTCTGCCGGGCTTATTTGCGATAGGAGAATGTGCCCGAACCGGCATGCATGGTTCGAATCGACTCGCTTCGAATTCCTTGCTCGAAGCGGGCGTGATGGCCTTGAATGCAGCAGAGCGGATATCCGGCGCAGCGTCCGCATCATGCGCAGCCACAACTGAAGCCCCATCTATTGAACGCCTGTCACCAAGTTCTGTGAAGGGGGCTGATCTGTCCATCAATGTTTTGCTTCACGAGCTGAAGACATTGTTGCAGCATGCGGCGCTTGATGATACGAAGCTCCGTTATGTGGATGCCGTCTCAGAACTCGCAGCGGAGATTGAGAAGAGATTGACATCCGAGTCATCGGATCGAGACACAAGCCACGACGCACGGACGCTATCTGCGTATGCGCGGGTGTATGCGGAATCCATCGGATCGCAGCAGGGAACTGTTATGACAGTGTAG
- a CDS encoding DEAD/DEAH box helicase yields MTFADLKLCAPLEKAVHAAGYTTPTPIQQQAIPVVLAGRDIFGCAQTGTGKTAAFALPILNRLFNEAPVKSGPRVLILAPTRELAIQINESFGTYGRGMRIRTVVLLGGVSIRPQIDQIRRGVDVVIATPGRLLDVIEHRALRLDAVHTFVLDEADRMLDMGFMPSIKQVVKLIPAQRQTLFFSATLPSEIRTLAHTILTDPVHVAVTPESTTTEKVDQRLYFVEKDRKRQLLAHLLHEHLEGSVLVFTRTKRGADRVAKDLATVGVKVAAIHGDKSQMARQRALADFKNGRMRVLVATDIAARGIDISELPTVVNYDIPDSPETYVHRIGRTARAGNSGVALTLATPEDRSQLRDIEKLIRMRIPAVRDHPFEG; encoded by the coding sequence ATGACCTTTGCTGATCTGAAATTGTGTGCACCCCTCGAAAAGGCTGTGCACGCTGCGGGGTATACTACCCCAACCCCAATTCAACAACAAGCTATTCCCGTCGTCTTGGCTGGACGCGACATCTTCGGATGCGCCCAGACCGGTACAGGGAAGACAGCTGCATTTGCGCTCCCGATCCTTAACCGGCTTTTCAATGAAGCTCCGGTAAAGTCCGGTCCTCGCGTACTCATCCTTGCTCCGACACGTGAGCTTGCCATCCAGATCAACGAAAGCTTCGGCACGTACGGTCGCGGAATGCGCATTCGCACAGTGGTCCTCCTTGGTGGTGTTAGCATCCGTCCGCAGATCGATCAGATCCGCCGTGGCGTTGATGTGGTCATCGCTACACCGGGCCGTCTCCTTGATGTGATCGAGCATCGCGCTCTTCGTCTCGACGCCGTTCACACGTTCGTTCTTGATGAAGCAGACCGTATGCTAGACATGGGCTTCATGCCTTCGATCAAGCAGGTCGTAAAGCTCATTCCAGCACAACGTCAAACGTTGTTCTTCTCGGCTACGCTTCCATCCGAGATCCGCACACTTGCACACACGATCCTCACCGATCCAGTTCACGTTGCGGTCACACCAGAAAGCACAACAACGGAAAAGGTCGACCAACGACTGTACTTCGTAGAGAAGGATCGCAAGCGTCAACTGCTCGCACACCTTCTCCATGAGCACCTCGAAGGTTCGGTCCTCGTCTTCACACGCACAAAGCGTGGCGCTGATCGTGTTGCCAAGGATCTTGCTACGGTAGGCGTTAAGGTTGCAGCGATCCACGGTGATAAGTCGCAAATGGCTCGTCAACGTGCTTTGGCTGACTTCAAGAACGGTCGCATGCGCGTTCTCGTTGCTACAGATATTGCTGCCCGCGGCATCGACATCAGCGAGCTCCCAACAGTTGTGAACTATGATATTCCGGACTCACCGGAAACATATGTCCACCGCATTGGCCGCACAGCCCGCGCCGGTAACTCAGGCGTGGCACTGACTCTCGCAACTCCAGAAGATCGCAGCCAGCTTCGCGATATCGAGAAGCTCATCCGCATGCGTATCCCTGCTGTACGGGATCATCCGTTCGAAGGTTAG
- a CDS encoding T9SS type A sorting domain-containing protein: protein MIRSAFVALVALLIVIGPGVHHAQDRDSTLLFGFGTLVEVTNTTIVFNDMLSSNSEPRTVLRNEQTLAMGCTFEEVRPGTNLHVDLYNTPAGLTARFVHFEGCAPMVGIEGAIQSINGDTLVIDVVASQPVGISNVVLAGSETQFTDCAGRIVTRSALSVGDQVKIGGYDNGSIIEATYVVLADNCPEYKTETVVLVAKRADGIAVTLENGENVDLEFGFGRPFEGDSLLHFIFSCDGRLLSWSEIEIGSTLRINYLDYPNAPDVLQDAMLEDGCPQGFSGVVASVSPSTLDITEKDGTTVSYVIDAASQIFSCSNRELTWADVLPGASVQGAWIEDGPVKKLLHVQLVDGCSYSNGATGVVIEKAENTVTVRTVEDSLLVLTIDDRSLVIDCFGMVDRPAQISLGDTVAIFFSQDRGVLYLDFAQILNSCERSKISGVIVSANATTIAVNTGNEVTVLMVDAESQLLDCSGMPVTSTPAIEGATITAHTQDGPDGLTIRTAWVDVNCAVTGIISGQIVSYQDSMLVISSDGTEQSVFVSDLTIIMDPNGVLASRVDLLVGRTVCAIVQQMDVTSMALQIILDTDCSGRGVAKGVQVQGAVESVNNGQIVVSVRGQNMMFATTGMTIVQHQLNGTASMADIASGSSIVVSSERRLANGVPVAENIVILDGTSSVDNDVVTGQGITASPNPASDVLRIDGHADRSVDVITIRDMQGRVVLLQRGTRSVSLRDVPVGAYLVSVVFTDARVETVPLTVIR, encoded by the coding sequence ATGATCAGATCTGCGTTTGTGGCCTTGGTTGCCCTCTTGATCGTCATTGGTCCGGGCGTGCACCATGCCCAGGATCGTGATTCCACATTACTGTTCGGCTTCGGCACGCTCGTTGAAGTAACGAACACGACCATTGTGTTCAATGACATGTTGTCCTCCAACAGCGAGCCACGAACAGTCCTTCGCAACGAGCAAACTCTAGCAATGGGCTGCACGTTTGAAGAGGTTCGCCCGGGCACCAATCTCCACGTTGACCTCTACAACACACCCGCCGGTCTTACGGCACGCTTCGTTCATTTTGAAGGTTGTGCGCCGATGGTGGGTATTGAGGGGGCTATCCAGTCCATTAACGGCGACACGCTTGTCATCGACGTGGTAGCATCCCAGCCCGTTGGTATTTCCAATGTGGTTCTGGCAGGAAGCGAAACGCAGTTCACAGACTGTGCTGGACGCATTGTGACGCGAAGTGCACTTTCCGTTGGCGATCAAGTGAAAATCGGTGGCTATGACAATGGTTCGATCATTGAGGCCACCTATGTGGTCTTGGCTGACAATTGTCCTGAATACAAGACAGAGACTGTTGTGCTTGTTGCAAAACGTGCTGATGGCATAGCGGTCACACTAGAGAATGGCGAAAACGTAGACCTAGAGTTCGGATTCGGACGCCCGTTCGAAGGTGATTCACTTCTCCACTTCATCTTCTCGTGTGATGGCAGACTTCTTTCCTGGTCAGAGATCGAGATCGGCTCAACGCTGCGCATCAACTATCTCGACTATCCGAATGCACCAGATGTCCTACAGGACGCGATGCTCGAGGATGGATGTCCGCAAGGTTTCAGCGGCGTGGTTGCAAGTGTCTCCCCGTCAACGCTCGATATAACTGAGAAAGATGGCACCACGGTATCGTATGTCATCGATGCCGCATCACAGATCTTCTCCTGCTCGAACCGCGAACTGACGTGGGCGGATGTCCTCCCGGGCGCGAGTGTACAAGGTGCCTGGATCGAAGACGGTCCGGTAAAGAAGCTCCTCCACGTTCAACTCGTCGATGGTTGCTCGTATTCCAATGGTGCGACTGGTGTGGTGATCGAGAAGGCAGAAAATACTGTCACGGTTCGAACAGTTGAGGACTCCCTTCTTGTCTTGACAATCGACGACCGAAGCCTCGTGATCGATTGTTTCGGCATGGTGGACCGTCCAGCGCAGATATCTCTTGGCGATACGGTTGCGATCTTCTTCAGCCAAGATCGTGGTGTTCTTTATCTCGATTTCGCACAGATCCTGAATTCTTGTGAACGGTCGAAGATCAGCGGTGTGATCGTCTCCGCCAATGCCACCACGATAGCTGTGAACACAGGCAATGAAGTGACGGTCTTGATGGTTGATGCAGAGTCACAACTCCTCGACTGTTCAGGAATGCCGGTGACAAGTACTCCAGCCATTGAAGGTGCAACCATCACGGCTCATACGCAGGACGGCCCGGACGGTCTAACCATTCGTACAGCATGGGTCGATGTGAACTGTGCCGTAACTGGCATCATAAGTGGTCAGATCGTCTCGTATCAGGATAGTATGCTCGTGATCTCTTCCGATGGAACGGAACAGTCCGTCTTCGTTAGTGATCTTACGATCATCATGGACCCGAATGGCGTCCTTGCAAGCCGAGTGGATCTCCTCGTTGGTCGAACGGTCTGTGCTATTGTGCAACAAATGGATGTAACGTCAATGGCCCTCCAGATCATTCTGGATACGGACTGTTCAGGACGTGGCGTTGCCAAGGGTGTTCAGGTTCAGGGGGCTGTTGAGTCCGTCAACAACGGACAGATCGTTGTTTCTGTACGCGGTCAGAACATGATGTTCGCAACAACGGGAATGACCATTGTACAACACCAACTCAACGGTACGGCGAGCATGGCTGACATTGCGTCCGGTAGTTCGATCGTGGTCTCTTCAGAGCGCAGACTCGCTAACGGCGTCCCTGTAGCCGAGAACATCGTGATCCTTGACGGAACATCTTCAGTGGACAACGACGTGGTTACTGGTCAAGGGATCACCGCTTCTCCAAATCCTGCATCTGATGTTCTTCGTATCGATGGTCATGCAGATCGATCAGTAGACGTGATCACGATCAGAGACATGCAGGGAAGAGTGGTTCTCCTCCAGCGCGGCACCCGTTCGGTCTCCCTGCGAGATGTACCGGTAGGCGCCTATCTCGTTTCCGTTGTGTTCACTGATGCACGTGTAGAAACGGTTCCGTTGACCGTCATTCGATGA
- a CDS encoding DUF1801 domain-containing protein, translating to MTQSDEQHQAPSHSSSPAEGGSSDSEGRNRRRRRRGGRRGDGQSQEPREGADRRPAQGGDDDRPTVSHADTRIDRGSERPAETSEGRPEADGTGGGADADRKRKRRRKKRSGSEPQGQNAGGEDQQQASDADGQAPAAPSQGQPQREQQPREQQPREQQPRGGGRPGDRRREPAEKKERAPRGSVLQRRVTRGEYNDAPVQKEEPVVVAPINAVNVDAYIAHHKGWQREVLTTLRSIIRSAAGEIDESILWSQPVFSMNGPVCYLKAFTDHVNFGFWRGTELEDPDGLLVGDLTKMRHITLRSTNDVKRDLFESMVRQAVRLNRDKGDPTLS from the coding sequence ATGACCCAGTCAGACGAACAACACCAAGCTCCGTCACATTCTTCTTCCCCAGCTGAAGGGGGCTCATCAGACAGCGAAGGACGCAATAGACGACGCAGACGTCGTGGCGGACGCCGCGGTGATGGACAAAGCCAGGAACCACGTGAAGGTGCTGACCGCCGTCCGGCCCAAGGCGGAGACGATGACCGTCCAACCGTTAGCCACGCGGATACGCGTATCGACCGAGGATCTGAGCGCCCTGCCGAGACATCAGAAGGTCGCCCCGAAGCAGACGGCACCGGTGGTGGTGCAGACGCCGATCGCAAGCGCAAGCGCCGTCGCAAGAAACGCTCAGGCAGCGAACCACAAGGCCAAAACGCAGGCGGAGAAGATCAACAACAAGCATCCGATGCGGACGGACAAGCTCCGGCTGCTCCCTCCCAAGGCCAGCCACAGCGTGAACAGCAACCCCGCGAACAACAACCGCGCGAGCAACAACCGCGTGGTGGTGGACGTCCGGGTGACCGCAGACGTGAACCAGCGGAGAAGAAGGAACGCGCACCTCGCGGCTCCGTCCTCCAACGCCGTGTCACCCGTGGCGAATACAACGACGCTCCGGTCCAAAAGGAAGAACCGGTTGTTGTTGCCCCGATCAATGCCGTTAACGTGGATGCCTACATTGCCCACCATAAGGGATGGCAGCGCGAAGTCCTGACCACCCTTCGAAGCATCATTCGTTCCGCGGCCGGCGAGATCGACGAAAGCATCCTGTGGTCGCAGCCGGTGTTCTCGATGAACGGACCGGTCTGTTACCTCAAGGCCTTTACCGACCACGTGAACTTTGGCTTCTGGCGTGGAACCGAACTGGAAGATCCGGACGGACTTCTTGTTGGCGACCTCACGAAGATGCGCCACATCACGCTTCGATCAACGAATGACGTGAAGCGCGACTTGTTTGAATCGATGGTCCGTCAAGCCGTCCGTTTGAACCGTGATAAGGGCGACCCTACACTGTCATAA